DNA sequence from the Vicia villosa cultivar HV-30 ecotype Madison, WI linkage group LG3, Vvil1.0, whole genome shotgun sequence genome:
GATTTGCTGTCTCCATGTGGTCCTAAAGAGTGGTACTCATGATGGTAGTTTGGAGGAGGGCCTTGTCTTTCCCGGTTTTGATGATATCTGTTGTCTTGTGCATGTGTTTTCCAATCTTCCCGAAATTCACGTTCCTTCCCGAAATGGCTTTGATTTCCATTTCGGCGAACCCCAGATGATGGGTGATGCTGAATCCTAGGACCCATACTTGTTGGAGCCTGCTCACTTGAGCTAACAGCTACCTGATTTAAGGAGTGGGAATGGCCTTCTGGCGGAGCATTTCTACTCTCTCTTTTAACATCCACATTCCCAAAATTTGGAGCTTCTCTATCCATGCTATTCTCAGAAACTGGTTGGCGGGGAGGTTGTGCCGCAAGAAAGCTAGAATCCTTGTCTATACTATCTGGAAATGATCCACCATGAGTAAACTCCTTTCTCTTGGGTCTATCTCCTCTCTGATTATTTGATGACTGAAATTTGGGTTGCCAGTGTGATGACCCACGATCTCCAATACTTTGATTTTCCTTCAAAACAGCATTCATATCTGGCACAGAAGATGATATCAGTGTTTCAGTTTTCCTTGTCCCCCCAGCCCTTTTCGGTGGATCAACGTCATGGTTCACCCCTGTGCCCTTCTGTCGCCTAAACGGTTGCCTTTCCCTGACCGTTCCTTTATGATCTTTAATAATAGGAACAGAAACTGAAACAGCTGAATCATGATTCTCTAGATTGTTTGAGGCATCAGGTTTGCTGGTGTTATTAGCATGCTTCCATTGTCCTCTTGTTTCAGACATCTGCACTTTTTGACGCTCCATCGGTATCTGAATATTTTGATAGGAGTCTGAACCATGGTTCACTCCATCTAGCATGTCGTGCACATCTTTTGATTCTGTTGAATTCCTTTGTCGCCATGATCCATGTGATTTTCCCTTCCCAACCCTAGTTTGCCTGCTAACTCCAATTTTAGACTCCAGGACAGAACTCACTATTTCAGCACCTGAAATAGTATTCTGCGTTATCTGGGGACCTTCAGAACCAGAATCAACTTTTTCAACACACTCATCTGTAAGAACCTGACTGATTGAGGATACCGTTTGTTGTGAACTTCCTTGCTGAGCCATTTCTTTTGCAATAGGTTTTGGAATATATCTCTCCATTTCAGCCCTCTTATTTCTTAAATTATGCACCTGCTGTTCACTCTTTGCAGGAACAATCACCTCAATTTTACTTTTCTCACTTGATTCATCCAAGATGACCTGCTGTTCACTCTTTGCAGGAACAATCGCCTCAATTTTACTTTTCTCACTTGATTCATCCAAGATGCCCTTGTTCGGTAGTTTAACAGGTGCCCACATCAAAGCATCACTCCCACGGGATTTCTCTGTTAGTCTATTAGCCTGCATGTTTCTTGGCATCCTACGAGAATGCTGTGATTTCAACAGGTTATTCGTTCTACCATAGGATTCTTCAATTAATGAAAATTTTTGTTCTGAATACTGGTTTGGATCTTTATACAAAGATGATGACTGAAGTGATCCCTGATCTAACTCGATGTCTTCCCTGGGTTTATTTTCGACAGAGCTACTAGACAGATCAGCTTCCTTCAACATTGCAGTTGGTAATGCAGGCAAGAATGAAATATCTTTAACTTTCTGTTTGTTTTTCTTATTCCTGTTATTCCTCTTTTTCTGGTTCCCATGTGACTCAACCATAGAAATTGAATTCATGGGTAAGGCTGAACTTACTTCATTTGTAGCAATGCTGGAAGATACATTAACATAAGCCATTGGGTCGGAAAGATTTTGCTTTTGTTTATAACCTGTTCTTCTCTGCTTTGAGGCAACATTGTTTTGAGACTGTAAAGATTTTGTGGCATCAGCGCAATTAACATTCTGGTATAAGGTTGCCGACTGATTAGGATTCATAACATTCTGACATGCACCATCATCACTAGGCATTACAGAGGAATTGGCATTCCCGGATTCTCTCAATACTGTTGCGGACTCAGAAAGTTGAAATTCTTGCCTATTCTGAGGGGGAGAATTCGCAGCATACGCTTTCTGCATTGATCCTTCCACTGCTTCTGTGCGCCTGTTTACCTCCTCTAACTTTACTAGAGACTTAGCCCATTGCTTTTTAGTTTGCTCCTCCTCTTCCACTTGCAGTTGCTTCGTCTGCTGCTTGGATAACTCTTTTGTCATAGCATGCTGAAGATTTAAAAAATTGTGCAAGAGTTAAATGCAAGCATAACAAGTAGCTAGTACACAAAAAAGTGAATGTATTACCTGTTCATGGCTATTGGCTGAATCAGATATTTGCACAGATACTCCTTCGCGCCTTACTTGGCTATACGACCCAGACCTTTCATAGGCATCAACAGATATTTGATGCTCACCTACAAGAATGCTAGATGCTTCCCACTGTGTacctgatgatgatgaagaatctATGACCCCGGATTTCTTTTGCCAACCATCAACATCTTGAGTATCCAGCCTCCCCTTACGATGGTTGCGTCTGCCGTGCATGCCATGAGAAACTTGCCTGTGCAAGAGAATTTCAATACTTTCACCACGATTAATGAACCATAATTAGAGCAATTGATATAAAGAAACTATGGCCAACCTGGATGTAGGTGTTTCACTGAAAGTTGATGACTTCAAATTCTTTTCGCCTCCAAAAGCACCCACTCCACGAACTGTTGGATTTTTTACTTCAGTGGCAAGGGTTGTCTCAAGAGATACAACACCAGCACTTGCATCATTATCCATTTGGCTACCAGTGTGAAACTTATTCATCCTATCATCTTTACTTTTAGTGGATGAAATATCCCTGGCTTTTGCATTTAAACCCTCTATCTTTTGAATCAGAGTAGAATCTTTAGGGGCGGACGGTCTTGAGGCAATTCCTAGTTTATTAGAACTGACAACATCCACTTTCCTTTCTGAAATATTATCAAAGCTTCCAGCACTTTCAAGTGACTTGGTATTCTTGACAGAAATAGATCCTTGATTTCCCGATGTTTGAGAAGAAGCTTCTTTGCTATGAGCACTTATCCTCCTTAAATCCATCTCCATGTTCCCTCTGTGATCATTCTCCTGGACAGGCAATCTTGATTGGTCCCTCTCATTGGCATGTGATGCATTCGTTGTTAACGAGCCCTCCAAGTTTGTTGTTGGTTCATTTTTTCCATCCAACTCATTGTGTTGCTTAAGAAGAACTCTGTATGGTCTGGTGTCAGGAGTATGACTGGATTCTACCGGCTCTGATGCCAATGATTTTACTACAGGACCATGTCCACCAGATCTACCATGTGAAATGCCAGGCTCGGGTGGGTTATGAATTGGGTTCCTATTATAAACAGAAGCTCCAGTTGCCATTCCCATTAAAGGGACATCTCGTTCATTGGAATTACAATAGCCCATTGGAGGACCATAGTAGGCTTCATAGGCCATAGGGCCAGGAAAAAAACCAGGCCTCAATGGCATACCTGGAGGAATGTAAGCATCAGGCATATGGGGCCTGTAGACTTCCCCATTATTATGCTGCCCTCTTGGACCACTTCCAGGAGGAGGAACTTGAGGTGGATTTGCAAAACCAGTATGTGGAAATTGTGGACGATAAAATGGAAACGGTTCAATTGGAAAGCCACCTGGAGCAACAGGAGTTGCAAAAGGACCATTAGGTGGGCCTCTGAACCAAAAATCACGTTGATGGTTATTTACTGGAGCACCACGCCAAACATCAAAGTGCTGAGGAAGAATACCGGCATTAGGATAGGGATGGAGATTCCCCTGCCATTTCTCTATTCCGGGCCTCATACCATCTTCATTGAATGCCTGGTCGTCTCTTCTCCAAGAATTTTCAGTTCCACACTTCGTATTTGCATGAACAGGAACATCATCTGTAACACAAGCAACACAAAATCATGACAATCAATGATAAATCACAAAATCCTAGAAGCAGAAATGGGCAGAACCAAAACTAAGTCAACATGTATTAATATAACGGCAAGAGCATGAAGACAAACCGACAGTTGAGGTCTCATTTTTCTCTTTCCCAAGTACAGCGGAAGAGTCGGGCCGAATATGAGAACCCTGATCTGTGAATGGTACATAAATATTTCACAACAAATGATAAATTAAATCTCAACCATTTCTGAAGTCACTCATTAGATCTCAACAAAGATATTATAATATCTTGATCTTGAAGTCACTCTAGTTATAGATAACAAGACTAAAATACAGTCCAACTATTCAACAAATAATGATTCAAATCCCAACCATTCAAAATTTATGTCATATAAAACTAGAgaacacaaaagcaaaaacacTAAGACAAAATATAGTGGAAAACTGAATGGATAAAGAAAAAGTAAATTTAAACTTCCAAACTTATAGTACACTACATTGATATGTATATAAGCAACTTAAACTAAAGACAATATGTGCTACCTataaaaaatttccttttttttattaaaataatgttACTAAAGAAAGAATAGTACAAAGTAAGAGGATAAGACACCCTCGCAAGAAAATTGCAAATAGGAGAAAAAGTCATATCATAGAACATATGTCAATCTTTCTGCATGTCTAACATCGACAAAAACTAAACAGCATGTAGACAAGAAACCTGAAAATTTTAGGCAAAGTCATTGTAGTGACAGCAACCACTCAATGAGAAATGTATGCAGTGTAAATCGATAAAATATTAAATGCTACTAAGACCGAAGAATATAGCACTATGATCTATTTCAAATTGTCAATCAATATAAAATCATAATCACCTCAGTACTGATAATATTTATGCATAATATGCTACCTTGGGACTCAAAATCAGGTTCAGATTTGTCCTTTTCAGAACCAAGAGTAGGAAAATCTCCAGAGCTCAAAGAAAAACTATCATTCTTGCATTGTTTAATTCCCTACATCAGGACAGTAGTACAATATCAGATACAGATGATAAATCAACTTCGATAACATCCCTTCAAATAACTACAACAGAAGAACTTCAAAGAAATTTGGAAAGAGTTAAAGACTCGACTATCttattttaacaaataataaGGTAAAATACTACTGTAACATTACTCTTACTACTACATCTCCAAATCCACTAAAATAAGGATATTTGTCAAATTATTCAAAACACATTCCAGGAATATATGGGTAGGAAATGTGTATTCTGAGAATGGATCCTCTCATGTGACATGAGGGTCCACTGAAATTCCCACCTTCCATTAAAAAGGAGAGAGAAAGAGGATTTACAATGAAATAAAAGGAGAAAGGAGGTTTAAGGGTTGAGATATGGAAACTTGAGAGAACATGAGGAAAAAAAAACTGAGAGGATCCATTACCACGTATTCCTACGCTTGTTACAAGGTTAAAAAACTATTCCTGTGAAAGTGGTTAGGAAAGTATATTCCAATGAGGTGTGGATGAAATTTTATattcaatagtttttttttaatttctatgaTAACTACCTCAACGTCCCATTTTATTTATTACTTTTGGGAATGTTATAAATGTGAGCCAAACACTTTTAAAGATTACTTTATTAAGAAAACCCAGAAGATTACTTTACAATTAGATGATTGAATATTTCCCTGATATACTACAAGGAGTGGTTGCCAACCCTTGATAACGGCGCAAAAAAGCTAACAGCACAGTTGCCTGCTAATATTCCAAAGAGTATGGATACATCACTAACAGTTtattaagcaaacatacaaatacaatttttttttccaaaacacaagaccccATACTTAAAGACATATTATCAATCAAAGCCATATTCTACAACTTCTGTTTTGAGATAGACTGTCATTTTGTCAGAGAGAAAATTGAATCAGGCGACACCGTCACAAGCTTTGTCAACTCTAATGATCAATTAGCAGATGTTTTTACAAGGACCCTACGAGGTCCCAGAACTAATTAAATATGTGTCAAGCTTGGTGCATTTGACTTATATGCTtcagcttgagggggagtgttgatattTGTTTGCATACACTTAGTTGTGTAATTCACTATATAATACAACTTCCGTAGTGCTATTCAGACACAGGGTTTCTCTAAACGTCTCTCATTCTCTCGTTTTTTAACACAAACATATAAACACGTTTTTTCCAAAACACGGGCCCCCATATTAAAAGACATATTATCAATCAAAGCCATTATCTAGACACAACGACAAAAGCAGAATACTCTGGAAggaagttttaatttttaaaaatatggagcaattaattcaaaaaaacaataatatgAATATACTCGTGAGGCTAAAACTAGTATTCTGTTGACTGGCAGGTGCTAACTGCTATCCatcacattaaaaaaaaaaaaaaacagaatcaAAGATGTGTTGAATCAAACTGAGAACAAGGGAGAAAAGATTGGAACCAAATCAACAAAGGGCATCTGTGAACCATCAGAGGGGTAAAGACAAATAGTAAGTTGCTGAAAAATGTCATGGGAACAATAAACATGTCGGAAAGAAGATGGGACTAGGCCAGAAAACCACTGGcttatatcatcaaaaaacaggtGCGCTGCTGAAAGTAGAAAAGAGGTGGGAGCGGGTGGACAGTGGATTTTCCTAGAAGAGGAAAACAGAACGAGGAGCAAAGTGGGATCTTCATCTACGTAGCAGCCGCAACACTGTCCTAGAAACAGTCATGGACACTCAAAATGTGACGCAGTGTTCCCTCTGCCTGTGTTCTTACAAAAGAACCTCACAATTGTCTACTCAATTATTAAGTTGAGTGTCAAACACAGCAACCACAACAAAAGTCCTTTTCCCATTAAATGGTGGAAAGCCATATGAATTAAACATCACTAATGTGTTCTGTCCAAACAACCATCCAactaatttctttaaaaaaatgaagatgCAATATAACTGTTCCAGACATATTTTATAGATGTTCCAACACTTCAAGTTACCTAGAAACTATGCCCAGCGATAAGCTATGTATCATTCCCAAACCACAGAAAGATAGATGGTACAAAAAGGAAATTCATTAGCTATAGCTACAGAAGAATAAACTCACACATCAATTGTTCTCATAGTCCATGCAACATCTTAAACATCGGTTAAATCAATCTAACAATCTACTAATACCATAAATTACCGCAAAAGCATTGTATGAAGTGACTAATGATAGTATCATAAGCCTCAACTGTACAAATAAAAAACAGAAGCCTACCAATTTTTCTGTAGTTCTAGCAACATCCCAAGCCACTGAGTTTTCAGTCGCGTGTTCAGCAAATCGAGATAATTCTGAACTACCAGGCCTTGTTTCAGCACTGCGAGGACGCAATGATGTCTGAGAAGTCTGCCTTGACGTCGGTACCCCGGATGATGATGAAGGTCGGGAGTTTGACCCCCATGCTGCAGTAGTTTGTTCAGAAGTCCTATCACTACCAGAAGTTGAAGGCCGGGTTCCACTTCCACCAGATGATGGACGGGCACTCAGTTGACTGGGTGAACTAGTACCACAACTGGTATTTGGAGATAGAGAAGAACCCCATGCATTTAATGCAGAAGATGGTGATTTACTGCCCCAACTGAGGGAACCCCTAGTCAACATAAGATAACATAAGAATTAATTATCTACTCTAGAGGAACAACAGCATAAGAAAAAAAGACTTACTACccaaattaataaaaatgtttacTCACTTGGGCACTATCTCCACATCTGGGTTCAGGCCATGATTTTCTAACCTTAACAAAGAAAAATGAACATGTTTAGACTTTAGATGATGAGCTGACCATACTAATTAACTGAAGTAAATAGTTAAGCAAGAAATCAAATACCTCTGACTAGGTAAATTTATAGGTTTTGGAACAGCAACTTTCCCTAACACAGTCATACCGCCCCTTCTGGTGGAAGAGGCCCACCTGTGCAATATTACCGTCATTAATTTCTATTCACTCAACTAATGAAAATACAATCATGTACACATAAAGGAGGGGTCAAAATTTGAAATCTCCTCACTTAAGGAACCATGCGGTCAGCATCAAAACCATATGATCATAAAAACAGATGGTtttctacaaagatgtatcatAACATGATATGCATAACAAAGCACAAATTAGCGTTTGAGTGCCCAAATCCCCCATCACTATCCCATTTCTAGTGGCTTCTAGTTCTAATGCACACAAGTACAAAACAAAAGTACCTTCGTTCCCCATTCAACATGCTTGAAGTCATTGTCTAGTTGTCGCCACACGGACATTCAATCCAATTTAACGGCCTGATGAAAAAGGAACAAAAACGATAATCACGTCAATGTCAGATACTGCAACTACATATGTATATATTTGTAATTATAACATAGCACTGCCACCAGAGGTGAGTTGAACTAGTAATTATTAACTTCATCTATGTTCACAACCCATTAGCTCGTGCTACAGCAACTCTGTCAAACTCTTTCCCAACCTAAAACATAAAAAAACCTAACCGTTTGCAGAAAAGTGAATCCAACAATCACATGCATACAATAACGCGTTCGGAGTGCTAAGCAGAGACCAAAGGAATATTCAAAAATCAAACAACAGCTAAGAAGCTATTCAATATCGAGTTTGCAATTGAATTGGACTGCGTGATTGACGATTTTTGATAGGAgaaataccttgagaagaaatGGAAGAGGTTTGTAGAAACCCTAGAGAATCTAAAGGAAGGGGTTGCAGAAAAACGAGCTTGGGGAAAACGAGTTTGCGAGAGATCTACGAGAGTGGTGTCTTTCGGTTAGAGTTAGGGTTTTGGTATCGGATCGTAGAGATTCGGCGAAGGTGGAAGGAAGATAGAAGAAGAATAGAAATGGGGAAGAGAGCTTAATGGAACCTGGAAAAGTGGAATTAGGTCTAACGACGTCTTTGATCAAAAGAGCTTAACGATGTTGCGTGTGATtataataaagaatataatattatttttttaaaggttaaatatgttttttttctatttaaaattactcaattttgttttttattcctattaaaaaaaaaagactatTTCTCAACTCACTCCATAGTAATCTTACACACCACGCAAAATTTCAATTTTGCCCCCAACTTTCGTAGATCTATATCCAGAagctttttatattttaaaaaaaaattgattgcttccgtagatgcatctacggaagcgtataAAACACAGTTAATTCCACCTTATATTTAGTTTAGCAATactttcgtagatacatctacggaagaacCCAATGTTTTTAGAACAAAGGTACTTCTGTAGATTCATCTACGGAACAGTCtgctattttttgaattttttgaacgtATTGTAGATCACCCAATGTTTTCTTGTTGCTTTATTCATAAATATACACCGTTAAATTCTAATAAAAGGCAACAGTTGGTAgaccaataaaaatacaatatataaataatgaaaGTCAAAGTGTCGTGTACATCatcaaatacataaaaaaataagCAAGGTCAGAACTGGCGAAAATAAAtagtaattaacaaataaaatttaccTCTCCATCCCATATACGCCTAGCTGCATGATCGTCATACCCTGTCAAAAGGGATGCGTCTATAGGACCCCTAGGGTCAGATAGGCTTTGGCACCAGCTCATCCTCGTATCCATACGGAGATGGCACAACAGATCATGTATCGCCCGTCACTGGCACAGGCACAAGAGTATGAGTAGAAGTAGAAGTAGTGCCACGACGACGTCTGCTAGGGGGGCGGGTGGCATTTGTGAGGAAGGGAGGCCCCTCAACTGGGACAGGTGTAGAATGCCCCGCTATAGCGGGTGTATGAAATGGAATAGAAACTAAGAGCCACTCAACTGGGACAAGTGTAGAATGCCCGGCTGTAGCGGGTGTATCAGGTGGAACAGCAACTCCATCGGTCACCTGAGATATAATGTGCGCCCATTCGCGACGCACAGATGCGTGCCGCACAGTCCTCCCATGCATATCTCTATCTGGTATGTGGGTCATCATGTCTGCATAGGTAACCGTA
Encoded proteins:
- the LOC131661774 gene encoding protein MODIFIER OF SNC1 1-like isoform X3, producing the protein MTSSMLNGERRWASSTRRGGMTVLGKVAVPKPINLPSQRLENHGLNPDVEIVPKGSLSWGSKSPSSALNAWGSSLSPNTSCGTSSPSQLSARPSSGGSGTRPSTSGSDRTSEQTTAAWGSNSRPSSSSGVPTSRQTSQTSLRPRSAETRPGSSELSRFAEHATENSVAWDVARTTEKLGIKQCKNDSFSLSSGDFPTLGSEKDKSEPDFESQDQGSHIRPDSSAVLGKEKNETSTVDDVPVHANTKCGTENSWRRDDQAFNEDGMRPGIEKWQGNLHPYPNAGILPQHFDVWRGAPVNNHQRDFWFRGPPNGPFATPVAPGGFPIEPFPFYRPQFPHTGFANPPQVPPPGSGPRGQHNNGEVYRPHMPDAYIPPGMPLRPGFFPGPMAYEAYYGPPMGYCNSNERDVPLMGMATGASVYNRNPIHNPPEPGISHGRSGGHGPVVKSLASEPVESSHTPDTRPYRVLLKQHNELDGKNEPTTNLEGSLTTNASHANERDQSRLPVQENDHRGNMEMDLRRISAHSKEASSQTSGNQGSISVKNTKSLESAGSFDNISERKVDVVSSNKLGIASRPSAPKDSTLIQKIEGLNAKARDISSTKSKDDRMNKFHTGSQMDNDASAGVVSLETTLATEVKNPTVRGVGAFGGEKNLKSSTFSETPTSRQVSHGMHGRRNHRKGRLDTQDVDGWQKKSGVIDSSSSSGTQWEASSILVGEHQISVDAYERSGSYSQVRREGVSVQISDSANSHEQHAMTKELSKQQTKQLQVEEEEQTKKQWAKSLVKLEEVNRRTEAVEGSMQKAYAANSPPQNRQEFQLSESATVLRESGNANSSVMPSDDGACQNVMNPNQSATLYQNVNCADATKSLQSQNNVASKQRRTGYKQKQNLSDPMAYVNVSSSIATNEVSSALPMNSISMVESHGNQKKRNNRNKKNKQKVKDISFLPALPTAMLKEADLSSSSVENKPREDIELDQGSLQSSSLYKDPNQYSEQKFSLIEESYGRTNNLLKSQHSRRMPRNMQANRLTEKSRGSDALMWAPVKLPNKGILDESSEKSKIEAIVPAKSEQQVHNLRNKRAEMERYIPKPIAKEMAQQGSSQQTVSSISQVLTDECVEKVDSGSEGPQITQNTISGAEIVSSVLESKIGVSRQTRVGKGKSHGSWRQRNSTESKDVHDMLDGVNHGSDSYQNIQIPMERQKVQMSETRGQWKHANNTSKPDASNNLENHDSAVSVSVPIIKDHKGTVRERQPFRRQKGTGVNHDVDPPKRAGGTRKTETLISSSVPDMNAVLKENQSIGDRGSSHWQPKFQSSNNQRGDRPKRKEFTHGGSFPDSIDKDSSFLAAQPPRQPVSENSMDREAPNFGNVDVKRESRNAPPEGHSHSLNQVAVSSSEQAPTSMGPRIQHHPSSGVRRNGNQSHFGKEREFREDWKTHAQDNRYHQNRERQGPPPNYHHEYHSLGPHGDSKSDNFERPKDGYYQARGRFRERDQIHSRRGGGN